From one Novosphingobium sp. genomic stretch:
- a CDS encoding DUF4139 domain-containing protein yields MAKDAPTQGSVVQPGNAQGDLSLTIYNNDLALVQDIRSLTLPNGHVSLDLPDVSARIRPETVTIAAANTSVIEQNFDYDLLSPQRLLDKSVGQDVSLVRTNPATGAETSEQARVLANNGGTLVQIGNRIEVLGQGNTRLVFPGLPEGLKAHPTLSVTLDSAASGTRPLTLSYLSQGFGWKADYVALFDEASGKIDVQGWVTLTNSTGTAFPHARVLLVAGNVGGGESEVPVRPFRPRGGLVKAGTQSADREQLGDYYVYPIDGRTSVAGIQQKQIGFLDVKGAQAARAYVFNNGWMGSQDEAQSATTQLRFTSARGSGLGDALPAGTVRVYMRDTRGQPQFIGEDNIGHTPMGSSVALGIGSAFDVKVQPVVEGRDHISSDEWERVASYRITQGSNARVVSVDRTATFWRTRMSYRLTNAKAVPVTVEVTQDGLDNGWHDTRVSAESIKGEQINADRRQWLVTVPAHGEVKLTAQFDTRY; encoded by the coding sequence ATGGCTAAAGATGCGCCGACACAGGGCTCGGTGGTGCAGCCCGGCAACGCGCAAGGCGATCTGTCGCTGACCATCTACAACAATGATCTGGCGCTGGTTCAGGATATCCGCTCGCTCACTTTGCCCAATGGCCATGTTTCGCTCGATCTGCCCGATGTTTCGGCGCGCATCCGCCCGGAAACGGTGACGATTGCGGCGGCCAACACCAGCGTGATCGAGCAGAATTTCGATTACGATCTGCTCTCGCCACAGCGTTTGCTGGACAAGTCGGTGGGGCAGGACGTCAGTCTGGTGCGTACCAATCCGGCGACGGGCGCGGAAACCTCCGAGCAGGCCCGCGTGCTGGCCAACAATGGCGGCACGCTGGTGCAGATCGGCAATCGGATCGAGGTGCTGGGGCAAGGCAACACGCGGCTGGTGTTCCCCGGCCTGCCTGAAGGGTTGAAGGCCCATCCCACGCTGTCGGTCACGCTGGATTCTGCTGCGTCGGGGACCCGGCCGTTGACGCTCAGCTATCTGTCGCAGGGCTTTGGCTGGAAGGCTGATTATGTCGCGCTGTTCGATGAGGCCTCGGGCAAGATCGATGTGCAGGGCTGGGTCACGCTGACCAACAGCACGGGAACGGCTTTCCCGCATGCGCGCGTATTGCTGGTGGCGGGCAATGTCGGCGGCGGCGAGAGTGAGGTGCCGGTGCGTCCGTTCCGTCCGCGTGGCGGGCTGGTCAAGGCGGGGACGCAAAGCGCTGATCGCGAGCAATTGGGCGATTACTATGTCTATCCCATCGACGGCCGTACCTCGGTGGCGGGCATTCAGCAGAAGCAGATCGGCTTTCTGGATGTGAAGGGCGCTCAGGCGGCGCGGGCCTATGTCTTCAACAACGGCTGGATGGGCAGCCAGGATGAGGCGCAGAGCGCGACCACGCAATTGCGCTTCACCAGCGCGCGCGGCAGCGGGTTGGGCGATGCGCTGCCCGCCGGCACGGTGCGCGTCTATATGCGTGACACGCGCGGCCAGCCGCAATTCATCGGTGAGGACAACATTGGCCATACGCCGATGGGCAGCAGCGTGGCTCTGGGCATCGGCTCGGCTTTCGACGTGAAGGTGCAGCCGGTGGTTGAGGGGCGCGACCATATCTCCAGCGATGAGTGGGAGCGGGTGGCCAGCTATCGCATCACGCAGGGCAGCAACGCCCGTGTGGTCAGCGTCGACCGGACGGCGACCTTCTGGCGCACGCGGATGAGCTATCGCCTGACCAACGCCAAAGCCGTGCCGGTGACGGTCGAGGTGACTCAGGACGGGTTGGACAATGGCTGGCATGACACGCGCGTTTCGGCCGAAAGCATCAAGGGCGAGCAGATCAATGCCGATCGTCGTCAATGGCTGGTCACTGTGCCCGCGCATGGCGAGGTCAAGCTGACGGCGCAATTCGATACACGCTATTGA
- a CDS encoding winged helix DNA-binding protein, translating into MSSQTPNQTMQARFAGFTDDFPDFSYGAPANDAAGLRLSVSVFADRGHLRDEMGEDAASAGFRLADTGRLHHVLESAAKPLGDVVLIDCPVVDGASMAALARLDMRAAHVGAQLIVSTSVEALDDVFAALDQSDPQILVGPSRAERIIALGHVLARLPQRRVRELSEEDRLVLLRLTQQVTQIAERIDRLSEGASSPPPVTAVVAPAFRFEAAADEGSERLVRTGRPALPDPRLVRKIIRQRQLRARHFDGELFADPAWDMLLDLTAARAEHARVSVTSLCIASGVPPTTALRWIGQLTDAGLFKRVEDETDRRRAFITLTDKAADAMARYFAEVDVVAARMG; encoded by the coding sequence ATGTCGAGCCAGACGCCGAACCAGACCATGCAGGCCCGATTTGCGGGCTTTACCGATGATTTTCCGGATTTTTCCTATGGCGCCCCTGCCAATGATGCGGCGGGGCTGCGGCTGAGCGTTTCGGTCTTTGCCGATCGTGGCCATCTGCGCGATGAGATGGGGGAGGATGCCGCCAGCGCGGGCTTTCGTCTGGCCGATACGGGCCGATTGCATCATGTGCTGGAAAGCGCCGCCAAGCCGCTGGGCGATGTGGTGCTGATCGATTGCCCGGTGGTCGATGGGGCGAGTATGGCGGCGCTGGCGCGGCTGGATATGCGGGCCGCGCATGTCGGGGCGCAACTGATCGTGTCGACCAGTGTTGAGGCGCTGGATGATGTCTTCGCCGCTCTGGACCAGAGCGATCCGCAGATTCTGGTCGGTCCCAGCCGGGCCGAGCGGATCATTGCGCTGGGCCATGTGCTGGCTCGCCTGCCGCAGCGGCGGGTGCGCGAATTGTCTGAGGAGGATCGCCTCGTGCTGCTGCGCCTGACTCAGCAGGTGACCCAGATCGCCGAGCGCATCGACAGGCTGAGCGAGGGGGCGTCCTCGCCTCCGCCGGTCACCGCGGTTGTTGCACCGGCCTTCCGCTTCGAGGCTGCAGCGGATGAGGGCAGCGAGCGGCTGGTGCGGACTGGCCGCCCGGCGCTGCCTGATCCGCGTCTGGTGCGCAAGATCATCCGCCAGCGCCAGTTGCGGGCGCGCCACTTCGATGGCGAACTGTTTGCCGATCCGGCCTGGGACATGCTGCTGGATCTGACGGCGGCGCGGGCCGAGCATGCGCGCGTTTCGGTGACCAGCCTGTGCATCGCCTCGGGCGTGCCGCCGACGACGGCGCTGCGCTGGATCGGACAACTGACGGATGCGGGGCTGTTCAAACGGGTGGAGGATGAAACCGATCGCCGCCGGGCCTTCATCACCCTGACCGACAAGGCTGCCGATGCCATGGCGCGCTATTTCGCGGAGGTCGATGTGGTCGCTGCGCGCATGGGATAA
- a CDS encoding alpha/beta hydrolase — MRKTAVPMAAALAVGLILPLAAQAQMLGPGMLARGLMRNRQAMGTLAPPAPPHQTLTYGHGQSYDFYPPLHPAGPTPLVLFVHGGAWSRGSKDTATGPWKAPHYTAEGYAFASIDYRLVPKARVEDQAADVAHALSAILHDADRLGVDRHRIVLMGHSAGAQLVALVGTDESYLKAQGLSFADLAGVIPIDGAAYDIPKQMETSGAYMGARYDQAFGTDPARQRALSATFHAEAPNAPRFLLLHVQRPDGVAQAQELAEALRAGGASVEIQGFPGTGLMGHLAINQRLGDPSYEVTPVVDEWLKKVFGK; from the coding sequence ATGCGCAAAACCGCCGTGCCGATGGCTGCCGCTCTGGCCGTGGGGCTGATTCTGCCACTGGCTGCGCAAGCGCAGATGCTCGGCCCCGGCATGCTGGCGCGCGGGTTGATGCGCAACCGTCAGGCGATGGGAACCTTGGCGCCGCCCGCCCCGCCACATCAGACGCTGACCTATGGTCATGGCCAGTCTTACGATTTCTATCCACCGCTTCATCCCGCTGGCCCCACGCCGCTGGTCCTTTTCGTCCATGGCGGCGCCTGGAGTCGCGGCAGCAAGGATACGGCGACCGGGCCATGGAAAGCCCCGCATTACACAGCGGAAGGGTATGCCTTCGCCTCCATCGACTATCGCCTTGTGCCCAAGGCGCGCGTGGAGGATCAGGCCGCTGATGTCGCCCATGCCCTGAGTGCCATCCTGCACGACGCCGACCGCCTTGGCGTGGACCGTCACCGCATCGTGCTGATGGGCCATAGCGCCGGGGCGCAACTGGTGGCGCTGGTGGGCACAGACGAAAGCTATTTGAAGGCGCAGGGCCTGTCCTTTGCCGATCTGGCCGGGGTTATCCCGATCGACGGCGCGGCTTATGATATCCCCAAGCAGATGGAGACCTCCGGCGCCTATATGGGCGCGCGCTATGACCAGGCTTTCGGCACCGATCCCGCGCGGCAAAGGGCTCTATCGGCCACCTTCCATGCCGAGGCGCCCAATGCGCCGCGCTTCCTGCTGCTGCATGTGCAGCGGCCCGATGGTGTTGCCCAGGCGCAGGAGTTGGCGGAAGCGTTACGGGCTGGCGGGGCTTCGGTGGAAATCCAGGGCTTCCCTGGCACCGGGTTGATGGGCCATCTGGCGATCAATCAGCGGCTGGGCGATCCATCCTATGAGGTGACGCCTGTAGTGGATGAATGGTTGAAGAAGGTTTTTGGGAAGTAG
- a CDS encoding ATP phosphoribosyltransferase regulatory subunit: MNDTTRDLLPEGLEDRLPQATAAATRITRAIMDVMDAHGYDRVQPPSIEFEQSLASRMAGIQSRRMFRFVDPASLRMMAMRSDVTPQVGRIAATRMAAQARPLRLCYNGQVLTIKGDGLDPVRERLQLGAELIGSDSVAAAAEVVAVAVEALAAAGAQGISVDFTMPDLIDDLAAGPLPLSPEARDAVRAALDSKDAGALAAAGGQAYLPLLYATGPLDSAIERLSALDVGGMLDDRIAALRLIAARVGDAARLTLDPTERHGFEYQSWFGFTIFADGLRGYVGRGGTYRILGPAGAAPEPATGFSLYPDPLIAALAAQEAPRPLLFLPLGHDAAVAAALRAEWRTVAALSESDDAVALGCTHQLVAGAVQEV, translated from the coding sequence ATGAACGACACGACCCGAGATCTGCTGCCCGAGGGGCTTGAGGACCGTCTGCCGCAGGCGACGGCTGCTGCAACGCGCATCACCCGCGCCATCATGGATGTGATGGACGCGCATGGATACGACCGCGTCCAGCCCCCCAGCATCGAGTTCGAGCAGTCGCTGGCCAGCCGCATGGCGGGCATTCAGTCGCGCCGCATGTTCCGCTTTGTCGATCCGGCGTCCTTGCGCATGATGGCGATGCGCAGCGACGTGACGCCTCAGGTGGGCCGCATCGCCGCGACGCGCATGGCCGCGCAGGCCCGCCCGCTGCGCCTGTGCTACAATGGCCAGGTTCTGACCATCAAGGGCGACGGCCTCGACCCGGTGCGTGAACGCCTGCAACTCGGTGCCGAGCTGATCGGCAGCGACAGCGTCGCCGCCGCCGCCGAGGTGGTTGCCGTGGCGGTCGAGGCGCTGGCGGCGGCTGGCGCTCAGGGCATTTCGGTCGATTTCACCATGCCCGATCTGATCGACGATCTGGCTGCTGGCCCGCTGCCTCTGTCGCCGGAAGCCCGCGATGCCGTGCGCGCCGCGCTGGATTCCAAGGATGCGGGCGCTCTGGCTGCTGCTGGCGGTCAGGCCTATCTGCCGCTGCTCTATGCCACGGGGCCGCTCGATAGCGCCATCGAACGCCTCTCCGCACTGGATGTCGGCGGCATGCTGGATGACCGCATCGCCGCTCTGCGCCTTATCGCCGCCCGTGTGGGCGATGCCGCCCGCCTGACGCTTGACCCCACCGAGCGTCACGGCTTCGAGTACCAGAGCTGGTTCGGCTTTACGATCTTCGCCGATGGCCTGCGCGGCTATGTCGGTCGCGGTGGCACCTATCGCATCCTCGGCCCAGCCGGCGCCGCGCCGGAGCCCGCGACGGGCTTCTCGCTCTATCCTGATCCGCTGATCGCTGCTCTGGCCGCGCAGGAAGCGCCGCGCCCGCTGCTGTTCCTGCCCTTGGGACATGATGCTGCCGTGGCGGCTGCGCTGCGCGCTGAGTGGCGCACCGTGGCAGCCTTGAGCGAGAGCGATGATGCTGTGGCTCTGGGTTGCACTCACCAGTTGGTGGCTGGGGCTGTTCAGGAAGTCTGA
- the serA gene encoding phosphoglycerate dehydrogenase: protein MTKPRVLISDKMDPNAARIFEELGCDVDVITGETPEQLIARIGDYDGLAIRSSTKVTKEILDAATNLKVIGRAGIGVDNVDIPYASAKGVVVMNTPFGNSITTAEHAIAMIFALARQIPEANEQTQQGLWPKNGFMGVEVTGKTLGLIGAGNIGSIVASRALGLKMKVVAFDPFLTPERAVEIGVEKADLDTLLARADFITLHTPLTADTKNILSAENLAKTKKGVRIVNCARGGLIDEAALKAGLDSGHIAGAALDVFQTEPAKDSPLFGTKNFICTPHLGASTTEAQVNVALQVAEQLGEYLTTGGVTNALNMPSLSAEEAPRLKPYMALAEHLGSLVGQLTTSAVARISIHTEGAAAELNAKPIVAAVLAGFLRVQSATVNMVNAPFLAKERGLEVREVKTEKTGDYHTLIRVSVKTEAGERSVAGTLFSNAEPRLVELFGIKVEAELTGNMMYIVNEDAPGFIGRIGTLLGENGINIGTFNLGRREAGGEAVLLLSVDSPVAEGVLDAAGKLPGVKRVKGLAF, encoded by the coding sequence ATGACCAAGCCCCGCGTTCTTATTTCCGACAAGATGGACCCCAACGCCGCCCGCATTTTCGAAGAGCTGGGCTGCGACGTCGATGTCATCACCGGCGAAACCCCCGAACAGCTGATCGCCCGCATCGGCGACTATGATGGTCTGGCCATCCGCAGCTCGACCAAGGTGACCAAGGAAATCCTCGACGCCGCCACCAACCTGAAGGTGATCGGTCGCGCCGGTATCGGCGTTGATAACGTTGATATTCCTTACGCCAGCGCCAAGGGCGTTGTCGTGATGAACACGCCTTTCGGCAACTCGATCACCACCGCCGAACACGCCATCGCGATGATCTTCGCCCTGGCCCGCCAGATCCCCGAAGCCAATGAGCAGACCCAGCAGGGCCTGTGGCCGAAGAACGGCTTCATGGGCGTGGAAGTCACCGGCAAGACGCTGGGCCTGATCGGTGCCGGTAACATCGGTTCCATCGTTGCCAGCCGCGCGCTGGGCCTGAAGATGAAGGTCGTGGCCTTCGATCCCTTCCTGACGCCCGAGCGCGCCGTGGAAATCGGCGTCGAAAAGGCTGACCTCGACACGCTGCTGGCCCGCGCCGACTTCATCACGCTGCACACGCCGCTGACCGCCGACACCAAGAACATCCTCTCGGCGGAAAATCTGGCCAAGACCAAGAAGGGTGTCCGCATCGTCAACTGCGCCCGCGGTGGCCTGATTGACGAAGCCGCGCTGAAGGCAGGCCTTGATTCGGGCCATATCGCCGGCGCCGCCCTCGACGTGTTCCAGACCGAGCCCGCCAAGGACTCGCCGCTGTTCGGCACCAAGAACTTCATCTGCACCCCGCATCTGGGCGCTTCGACCACCGAAGCCCAGGTCAACGTGGCCCTGCAGGTTGCCGAGCAGCTTGGCGAATATCTGACCACCGGCGGTGTCACCAACGCTCTGAACATGCCGTCGCTCTCGGCCGAGGAAGCCCCGCGCCTCAAGCCCTACATGGCTCTGGCCGAGCACCTCGGTTCGCTGGTCGGCCAGCTGACCACCAGCGCCGTCGCCCGCATCTCGATCCACACCGAAGGCGCCGCCGCCGAGCTGAACGCCAAGCCCATCGTGGCCGCCGTTCTGGCCGGTTTCCTGCGCGTGCAGTCGGCCACGGTGAACATGGTCAACGCTCCGTTCCTCGCCAAGGAGCGCGGCCTTGAAGTGCGCGAAGTGAAGACCGAAAAGACCGGCGACTACCACACGCTGATCCGCGTCTCGGTGAAGACCGAGGCCGGCGAGCGCTCGGTGGCCGGTACGCTGTTCAGCAACGCCGAGCCGCGTCTGGTCGAACTCTTCGGCATCAAGGTCGAAGCCGAACTGACCGGCAACATGATGTACATCGTCAACGAGGACGCCCCCGGCTTCATCGGCCGCATCGGTACGCTCCTTGGCGAGAACGGCATCAACATTGGCACCTTCAACCTGGGCCGCCGCGAGGCCGGTGGCGAGGCGGTGCTGCTGCTCTCGGTCGACAGCCCGGTGGCGGAAGGCGTGCTGGACGCCGCCGGCAAGCTGCCCGGCGTGAAGCGCGTGAAAGGGCTGGCGTTCTGA
- a CDS encoding phosphoserine transaminase produces MTVTIPATKPARPFFSSGPCAKPPTFSPEKLATASLGRSHRAKIGKTRLQYSIDLMRELLGLPDTHRIGIVPGSDTGAFEMAMWTMLGAREVTALAWESFGEGWVTDAVKQLKLDATVVRADYGQIPDLDKVDWTNDVLFTWNGTTSGVRVPDAEWIPADREGLSFADATSAVFAYDIDWTKIDVATFSWQKVLGGEGGHGVLILGPRAVERLENFTPDRPLPKVFRLVSKGKLAEGIFKGETINTPSMLAVEDAIFALEWAKSEGGLKGLQARCTANANALDKIVAERDWLGHLAVDKGTRSKTSVCLTVEGADADFIKKFAAILEKEDAAYDIAGYRDAPAGLRIWCGATVNVEDIEALGPWLDYAYASVKATVAA; encoded by the coding sequence ATGACTGTTACTATTCCGGCTACCAAACCCGCTCGTCCTTTTTTCTCGTCGGGCCCTTGCGCTAAGCCGCCAACGTTTTCTCCCGAAAAGCTCGCCACCGCATCGCTCGGTCGCTCGCATCGCGCCAAGATCGGCAAGACGCGTCTGCAGTACAGCATCGACCTGATGCGCGAGCTGCTCGGTCTGCCTGACACCCATCGCATCGGTATCGTGCCCGGTTCGGACACCGGCGCCTTCGAAATGGCCATGTGGACCATGCTGGGCGCCCGCGAAGTCACCGCTCTGGCCTGGGAAAGCTTCGGCGAAGGCTGGGTGACGGATGCCGTCAAGCAGCTCAAGCTGGACGCCACGGTCGTCCGCGCCGATTACGGCCAGATCCCCGATCTGGACAAGGTCGACTGGACGAACGACGTGCTCTTCACCTGGAACGGCACCACCAGCGGCGTGCGCGTGCCCGACGCCGAGTGGATCCCCGCCGACCGCGAGGGCCTGAGCTTCGCCGACGCCACCAGCGCCGTTTTCGCTTATGACATCGACTGGACCAAGATCGACGTTGCCACCTTCTCCTGGCAGAAGGTGCTGGGTGGTGAGGGCGGCCATGGCGTGCTGATCCTGGGCCCCCGCGCTGTCGAGCGTCTGGAAAACTTCACCCCCGACCGTCCGCTGCCCAAGGTGTTCCGCCTTGTCTCGAAGGGCAAGCTGGCCGAGGGCATCTTCAAGGGCGAGACCATCAACACGCCCTCGATGCTGGCCGTGGAAGATGCGATCTTCGCGCTGGAATGGGCCAAGTCGGAAGGCGGCCTGAAGGGTCTTCAGGCGCGCTGCACCGCCAACGCCAACGCGCTGGACAAGATCGTTGCCGAACGTGACTGGCTGGGCCATCTCGCTGTCGACAAGGGCACCCGCTCGAAGACCTCGGTCTGCCTCACCGTTGAGGGCGCCGACGCCGACTTCATCAAGAAGTTTGCCGCCATCCTCGAAAAGGAAGACGCCGCTTACGACATCGCGGGCTATCGCGATGCCCCGGCGGGCCTGCGCATCTGGTGCGGCGCCACCGTCAATGTCGAGGACATCGAGGCGCTGGGCCCCTGGCTCGATTATGCCTATGCCTCGGTCAAGGCGACCGTCGCAGCCTGA
- a CDS encoding extensin family protein, with product MHPWPASPRRRPSGKLPPIRCAVSALSALALAACSSAPQAPPTPRRTTNNWSPAPAYNSCLADLGNKEATFTPLPDQYFGAGCSNIQTVKLLSVRGDYSALGITNLGPVTCRLADAFAGWARYGVDRAARQILGSQLVRIETMGSYSCRNVAGSDHRSGHATASAIDVSGFVLADGRRVSVLGQWNAGTPQEREFLRVIHTSACRRFGMVLGPDYNAAHRNHFHVEAVDSHFCR from the coding sequence ATGCACCCGTGGCCAGCCTCCCCCCGGCGCCGCCCAAGCGGCAAACTCCCCCCCATTCGCTGCGCTGTCAGCGCCTTATCCGCGCTGGCGCTGGCCGCCTGCTCGTCCGCGCCGCAAGCACCGCCGACACCCCGGCGCACCACCAACAACTGGTCGCCCGCGCCCGCATACAACAGCTGTCTGGCGGACCTCGGCAACAAGGAAGCCACCTTCACCCCCCTGCCCGACCAGTATTTCGGCGCAGGCTGCTCGAACATCCAGACGGTGAAATTGCTCTCCGTGCGCGGCGACTATTCCGCGCTGGGCATCACCAACCTCGGCCCCGTCACCTGCCGCCTTGCCGACGCCTTCGCCGGCTGGGCCCGCTATGGCGTGGACCGCGCCGCGCGCCAGATCCTGGGTAGCCAACTGGTGCGAATCGAAACCATGGGCAGCTACAGTTGCCGCAACGTGGCGGGCAGCGATCATCGCTCGGGCCATGCCACCGCCAGCGCCATCGACGTCTCCGGCTTCGTGCTGGCCGATGGACGGCGCGTGTCAGTGCTGGGCCAGTGGAACGCCGGGACGCCTCAGGAGCGCGAGTTCCTGCGCGTGATCCACACCAGTGCCTGTCGGAGATTCGGGATGGTGCTGGGGCCGGATTACAATGCGGCTCACCGCAATCACTTTCATGTGGAAGCGGTCGATTCGCATTTTTGCCGGTAG
- a CDS encoding peptidase translates to MTYCVGMMLDAGLVLMSDTRTNSGVDNISTFRKMHSWSVPGERMVALMTSGNLATTQAVVARLEERNKARADRKNDLLQLPTMFAMAEHVGKLLRETIADRDEDNGPEASGQFGATLILAGQIKGMGMHLYLIYPEGNFIEASFDTPFFQIGETKYGRPIILRGYDRTMNFEDAVKLMMVSFDSTLKANLSVGMPLDLLVVAKDKFEPLHEVRITESDPWYRSLSAGWGEALRAALDGLPDYPFHAR, encoded by the coding sequence ATGACCTATTGTGTTGGCATGATGCTGGATGCCGGGCTCGTGCTGATGAGCGACACCCGCACCAATTCGGGCGTCGACAACATTTCCACCTTCCGCAAGATGCACAGCTGGTCCGTGCCCGGCGAGCGCATGGTCGCGCTGATGACCAGCGGCAACCTCGCCACCACGCAGGCCGTCGTCGCCCGCCTCGAAGAGCGCAACAAGGCTCGCGCCGACCGCAAGAACGACCTGCTGCAACTGCCCACCATGTTCGCCATGGCCGAGCATGTCGGCAAGCTGCTGCGCGAAACCATCGCCGATCGCGACGAGGACAATGGCCCGGAAGCCTCGGGCCAGTTCGGCGCCACGCTGATCCTGGCCGGGCAGATCAAGGGCATGGGGATGCACCTCTACCTGATCTACCCCGAGGGCAATTTCATCGAGGCCAGCTTCGACACGCCCTTCTTCCAGATCGGTGAGACCAAATACGGCCGCCCCATCATCCTGCGCGGATACGACCGCACCATGAACTTCGAGGATGCGGTGAAGCTGATGATGGTCAGCTTCGATTCGACCCTGAAGGCAAACCTGTCGGTCGGCATGCCGCTGGACCTGCTGGTGGTGGCGAAGGACAAGTTCGAACCGCTGCATGAGGTGCGGATTACGGAGTCCGATCCATGGTATCGCAGCTTGAGCGCCGGATGGGGCGAGGCGCTGCGGGCGGCGCTGGACGGGCTGCCGGATTATCCTTTTCACGCAAGGTAA
- a CDS encoding transglutaminase family protein has translation MRIAISHTTRYRFDAPARYGVQRLRLRPRQCAVQDVLEWQMAVDGAVIEAAYDDHNGNATTLISFGNDVEEVAVTTSALVEVRDTAGMVGPHAGFMPLWLFTNQTALTKPGPKLKALARDFPLEDVNVLDTLHALSRAVGEVVTYEKGVTDVTTTAEQALELGKGVCQDHAHVFIGAARLLGVPARYVSGYLLMDASTAQDAGHAWAEAHIPGLGWVGFDPSNEICPDSRYVRVALGADYAEAAPVTSLVPGGGSAGLSVALDVAQQLMAQ, from the coding sequence ATGCGCATCGCCATCAGCCACACCACGCGCTATCGCTTCGATGCTCCGGCGCGTTACGGGGTGCAGCGCCTGCGGCTGCGCCCGCGCCAATGCGCGGTGCAGGATGTGCTGGAATGGCAGATGGCCGTGGATGGCGCGGTGATCGAGGCCGCCTATGACGATCACAACGGCAATGCCACCACGCTGATTTCCTTCGGTAATGATGTGGAAGAGGTGGCGGTCACCACCAGCGCTCTGGTCGAGGTGCGCGATACGGCGGGGATGGTCGGCCCGCATGCGGGTTTCATGCCGCTGTGGCTCTTCACCAACCAGACCGCCCTGACCAAGCCGGGGCCGAAGCTGAAGGCGCTGGCCCGCGACTTTCCGCTGGAAGATGTCAATGTGCTCGACACGCTGCACGCCCTGTCGCGCGCGGTGGGTGAGGTGGTGACCTATGAAAAGGGCGTGACTGACGTCACCACCACCGCCGAACAGGCGCTGGAGCTGGGCAAGGGCGTCTGCCAGGACCATGCACATGTCTTCATCGGCGCGGCGCGGCTGCTGGGCGTGCCCGCGCGCTATGTCTCGGGCTATCTGCTGATGGACGCCAGCACCGCTCAGGACGCCGGCCACGCCTGGGCAGAGGCGCATATTCCGGGCCTCGGCTGGGTGGGCTTCGATCCTTCCAACGAGATCTGCCCGGACAGTCGCTATGTCCGCGTTGCCCTTGGCGCCGATTATGCCGAGGCCGCGCCCGTCACCAGCCTGGTGCCCGGTGGCGGCAGCGCGGGGCTGTCGGTGGCGCTCGATGTGGCCCAGCAATTGATGGCACAATAA
- a CDS encoding alpha-E domain-containing protein: MLGRSAWGLFWMFRYLERAENTARMLDAGFRMALTRGLSAASDEWRSVLITLGLEEAFAATGLDHTGHIITNFVLRSPENADSVLAMMENARTNARMVRTAITREVWEATNESWMILKDLLARPVSEADLGEVLDTIRRQTMLVRGAMEGTMLRNDIYNFAYMGTHIERADNTARILDVKYHVLLPSLAWVGSRLDNAQWEMVLRSVSGERAFRWMNAGALDPKGIAEFLILDGRFPRSLAFCYDKLASNMASLAYGYGEAAPSHELLRQANARLQQTGIAQIFEFGLHEFITQFINTNRQIADAIAADYRFTE; encoded by the coding sequence ATGCTGGGTCGTTCCGCCTGGGGCCTGTTCTGGATGTTCCGCTATCTGGAGCGGGCCGAAAACACCGCGCGCATGCTCGACGCCGGTTTTCGTATGGCGCTGACGCGTGGGCTTTCCGCCGCCAGCGACGAATGGCGCAGTGTGCTCATCACACTGGGGCTGGAGGAGGCCTTCGCCGCCACCGGTCTGGATCACACCGGCCATATCATCACCAATTTCGTGCTGCGCTCGCCCGAGAATGCCGACAGCGTGCTGGCGATGATGGAAAATGCGCGCACCAATGCCCGCATGGTCCGCACCGCCATCACGCGTGAGGTCTGGGAAGCCACCAATGAAAGCTGGATGATCCTGAAGGATCTCCTCGCCCGCCCGGTGAGCGAGGCCGATCTGGGCGAAGTGCTCGACACCATCCGCCGCCAGACCATGCTGGTGCGCGGCGCGATGGAAGGCACCATGCTGCGCAACGACATCTACAATTTTGCCTATATGGGCACCCATATCGAACGCGCCGACAACACCGCGCGCATCCTCGATGTGAAATATCATGTGCTGTTGCCCTCGCTGGCCTGGGTCGGTTCGCGGCTGGACAATGCGCAATGGGAGATGGTGCTGCGCTCGGTCTCGGGCGAGCGGGCGTTTCGCTGGATGAATGCGGGCGCGCTCGACCCCAAGGGCATCGCCGAATTCCTGATCCTCGACGGGCGTTTCCCGCGTTCTCTGGCCTTTTGCTATGACAAGCTGGCCAGCAACATGGCGAGTCTCGCCTATGGCTATGGCGAGGCGGCGCCCTCGCACGAGTTGCTGCGTCAGGCGAATGCCCGATTGCAGCAGACTGGCATCGCGCAGATCTTCGAATTTGGCCTGCACGAATTCATCACGCAATTCATCAACACCAACCGCCAGATCGCCGACGCCATCGCCGCCGATTACCGCTTCACCGAGTAA